A part of Podarcis muralis chromosome 13, rPodMur119.hap1.1, whole genome shotgun sequence genomic DNA contains:
- the COASY gene encoding bifunctional coenzyme A synthase isoform X2 produces the protein MPPPHRAEAYCVCMSVFRSGLLVLTSPLSALSLRLVPILASAARLVQDTLYIHLQPGLSLTGSTQPHSTYVPATSEVYTLISKLYANADIHRHLNVRVLLTNILNQGAAPPALGSVQNLSQPPEVVLTDFETRDGGQSNPVKQRLERYATSCYSCRPNLISVLLYPEYELEVSDEELSAQHETNATEEPLQSYSDVVVGGTFDRLHNGHKILLSVSCMLAENRLVVGVSDRDLLETKMLKELILPFEQRVAQLSEFLVDIKPSLRYEISPLFDYFGPSITDGKLKCIIVSEETLKGGLAVNRRRVENGLPELAVHIIKLALDPLHGRNEEEKISSSSLRYRLLGTLLHPPHKDPGVPCHPYVIGLTGGSGSGKSSIAQHLVRLGAFHLDMDSLGHNIYHPGGPVYAQVVEAFGTDILKEDGTINRQILGAKVFRDQEQLTRLNNIMWPVMARIAKEKIDEAAAQGNAVCVLDAAMLLEAGWADLVHEVWTVIIPEDEALRRIIARDRLSEESARLRLQSQMSNSQRVKQSHVVLSTLWEPAVTCELVEKAWALLQKRLKEE, from the exons ATGCCCCCACCTCACAGAGCAGAGGCTTATTGTGTTTG CATGTCGGTTTTCCGCTCAGGCCTGCTGGTTCTGACATCGCCACTGTCGGCACTTTCCTTGCGTCTGGTACCCATTCTCGCCTCAGCTGCCCGGCTGGTACAAGACACGCTCTATATTCACCTGCAGCCAGGGCTCAGCTTGACCGGCTCCACACAGCCCCATTCCACGTATGTCCCTGCTACATCTGAGGTGTACACCCTTATCAGCAAGTTATATGCCAACGCCGACATCCATCGCCACCTCAATGTCCGGGTGCTGCTCACCAACATCCTCAACCAGGGAGCTGCTCCTCCGGCACTTGGATCCGTGCAGAACCTCTCCCAACCTCCTGAAGTGGTGCTTACTGACTTTGAAACCAGAGACGGAGGGCAATCCAACCCAGTCAAGCAGCGGCTGGAGCGTTACGCTACCAGCTGCTACAGCTGTCGCCCCAATCTCATCTCTGTTTTGTTGTACCCTGAGTATGAGCTAGAAGTCAGTGATGAGGAGCTGTCCGCACAGCATGAGACCAACGCAactgaggagccactgcagagctACAGTGATGTCGTCGTAGGGGGCACTTTCGATAGACTTCACAACGGTCATAAGATCCTTCTGAGCGTGAGCTGCATGTTGGCAGAAAATCGGCTTGTGGTGGGCGTCTCGGACAGAGATCTCCTGGAAA CCAAGATGCTGAAAGAGCTGATCTTGCCCTTTGAGCAGCGTGTGGCTCAGCTCAGTGAATTCCTGGTGGACATCAAGCCCTCCTTGCGGTATGAAATCTCCCCCCTGTTTGACTACTTTGGCCCGTCCATCACTGACGGCAAACTGAAGTGCATCATAGTCAGCGAAGAGACCCTCAAGGGTGGCCTTGCCGTCAACAGGAGGAGGGTGGAAAAT GGTCTCCCTGAGCTGGCTGTCCACATCATCAAACTGGCTCTTGACCCTCTGCATGGCAGGAATGAGGAAGAGAAGATCAGCTCTTCTAGCCTGCGGTACAGGCTGCTTGGGACTCTGTTACACCCCCCACAT AAAGATCCAGGTGTCCCTTGCCACCCCTATGTTATTGGGCTGACAGGCGGGTCCGGTAGTGGCAAGAGTTCCATTGCACAACATCTGGTTCGCCTCGGTGCTTTCCATTTGGATATGGACAGTCTTGGACACAACATCTACCATCCAGGAGGACCTGTGTATGCACAGGTGGTAGAAGCATTTGGAACAG atattttgaaAGAAGATGGAACCATCAACAGACAAATCCTGGGGGCCAAAGTGTTTAGAGACCAG GAGCAGTTGACGCGGCTCAACAATATCATGTGGCCAGTGATGGCTCGAATAGCGAAAGAAAAGATAGACGAGGCAGCTGCACAGG gaaatgctgtgtgtgtgctgGACGCAGCCATGTTGTTGGAGGCAGGCTGGGCAGACTTGGTGCACGAGGTCTGGACGGTTATCATCCCAGAAGATGAG GCCCTAAGACGCATCATAGCCAGAGACAGGCTCAGTGAGGAATCTGCCAGGTTGCGTCTGCaaagccaaatgtccaacagcCAGCGCGTGAAACAGTCACACGTGGTTCTCTCCACATTGTGGGAGCCAGCAGTTACCTGTGA
- the COASY gene encoding bifunctional coenzyme A synthase isoform X1: MNAYSTFSLHKFRAGLKPHNNPVSMSVFRSGLLVLTSPLSALSLRLVPILASAARLVQDTLYIHLQPGLSLTGSTQPHSTYVPATSEVYTLISKLYANADIHRHLNVRVLLTNILNQGAAPPALGSVQNLSQPPEVVLTDFETRDGGQSNPVKQRLERYATSCYSCRPNLISVLLYPEYELEVSDEELSAQHETNATEEPLQSYSDVVVGGTFDRLHNGHKILLSVSCMLAENRLVVGVSDRDLLETKMLKELILPFEQRVAQLSEFLVDIKPSLRYEISPLFDYFGPSITDGKLKCIIVSEETLKGGLAVNRRRVENGLPELAVHIIKLALDPLHGRNEEEKISSSSLRYRLLGTLLHPPHKDPGVPCHPYVIGLTGGSGSGKSSIAQHLVRLGAFHLDMDSLGHNIYHPGGPVYAQVVEAFGTDILKEDGTINRQILGAKVFRDQEQLTRLNNIMWPVMARIAKEKIDEAAAQGNAVCVLDAAMLLEAGWADLVHEVWTVIIPEDEALRRIIARDRLSEESARLRLQSQMSNSQRVKQSHVVLSTLWEPAVTCELVEKAWALLQKRLKEE, from the exons ATGAATGCTTATTCAACCTTTTCGCTTCATAAATTCAGAGCAGGACTgaagcctcacaacaaccctgtgag CATGTCGGTTTTCCGCTCAGGCCTGCTGGTTCTGACATCGCCACTGTCGGCACTTTCCTTGCGTCTGGTACCCATTCTCGCCTCAGCTGCCCGGCTGGTACAAGACACGCTCTATATTCACCTGCAGCCAGGGCTCAGCTTGACCGGCTCCACACAGCCCCATTCCACGTATGTCCCTGCTACATCTGAGGTGTACACCCTTATCAGCAAGTTATATGCCAACGCCGACATCCATCGCCACCTCAATGTCCGGGTGCTGCTCACCAACATCCTCAACCAGGGAGCTGCTCCTCCGGCACTTGGATCCGTGCAGAACCTCTCCCAACCTCCTGAAGTGGTGCTTACTGACTTTGAAACCAGAGACGGAGGGCAATCCAACCCAGTCAAGCAGCGGCTGGAGCGTTACGCTACCAGCTGCTACAGCTGTCGCCCCAATCTCATCTCTGTTTTGTTGTACCCTGAGTATGAGCTAGAAGTCAGTGATGAGGAGCTGTCCGCACAGCATGAGACCAACGCAactgaggagccactgcagagctACAGTGATGTCGTCGTAGGGGGCACTTTCGATAGACTTCACAACGGTCATAAGATCCTTCTGAGCGTGAGCTGCATGTTGGCAGAAAATCGGCTTGTGGTGGGCGTCTCGGACAGAGATCTCCTGGAAA CCAAGATGCTGAAAGAGCTGATCTTGCCCTTTGAGCAGCGTGTGGCTCAGCTCAGTGAATTCCTGGTGGACATCAAGCCCTCCTTGCGGTATGAAATCTCCCCCCTGTTTGACTACTTTGGCCCGTCCATCACTGACGGCAAACTGAAGTGCATCATAGTCAGCGAAGAGACCCTCAAGGGTGGCCTTGCCGTCAACAGGAGGAGGGTGGAAAAT GGTCTCCCTGAGCTGGCTGTCCACATCATCAAACTGGCTCTTGACCCTCTGCATGGCAGGAATGAGGAAGAGAAGATCAGCTCTTCTAGCCTGCGGTACAGGCTGCTTGGGACTCTGTTACACCCCCCACAT AAAGATCCAGGTGTCCCTTGCCACCCCTATGTTATTGGGCTGACAGGCGGGTCCGGTAGTGGCAAGAGTTCCATTGCACAACATCTGGTTCGCCTCGGTGCTTTCCATTTGGATATGGACAGTCTTGGACACAACATCTACCATCCAGGAGGACCTGTGTATGCACAGGTGGTAGAAGCATTTGGAACAG atattttgaaAGAAGATGGAACCATCAACAGACAAATCCTGGGGGCCAAAGTGTTTAGAGACCAG GAGCAGTTGACGCGGCTCAACAATATCATGTGGCCAGTGATGGCTCGAATAGCGAAAGAAAAGATAGACGAGGCAGCTGCACAGG gaaatgctgtgtgtgtgctgGACGCAGCCATGTTGTTGGAGGCAGGCTGGGCAGACTTGGTGCACGAGGTCTGGACGGTTATCATCCCAGAAGATGAG GCCCTAAGACGCATCATAGCCAGAGACAGGCTCAGTGAGGAATCTGCCAGGTTGCGTCTGCaaagccaaatgtccaacagcCAGCGCGTGAAACAGTCACACGTGGTTCTCTCCACATTGTGGGAGCCAGCAGTTACCTGTGA
- the COASY gene encoding bifunctional coenzyme A synthase isoform X3: protein MSVFRSGLLVLTSPLSALSLRLVPILASAARLVQDTLYIHLQPGLSLTGSTQPHSTYVPATSEVYTLISKLYANADIHRHLNVRVLLTNILNQGAAPPALGSVQNLSQPPEVVLTDFETRDGGQSNPVKQRLERYATSCYSCRPNLISVLLYPEYELEVSDEELSAQHETNATEEPLQSYSDVVVGGTFDRLHNGHKILLSVSCMLAENRLVVGVSDRDLLETKMLKELILPFEQRVAQLSEFLVDIKPSLRYEISPLFDYFGPSITDGKLKCIIVSEETLKGGLAVNRRRVENGLPELAVHIIKLALDPLHGRNEEEKISSSSLRYRLLGTLLHPPHKDPGVPCHPYVIGLTGGSGSGKSSIAQHLVRLGAFHLDMDSLGHNIYHPGGPVYAQVVEAFGTDILKEDGTINRQILGAKVFRDQEQLTRLNNIMWPVMARIAKEKIDEAAAQGNAVCVLDAAMLLEAGWADLVHEVWTVIIPEDEALRRIIARDRLSEESARLRLQSQMSNSQRVKQSHVVLSTLWEPAVTCELVEKAWALLQKRLKEE, encoded by the exons ATGTCGGTTTTCCGCTCAGGCCTGCTGGTTCTGACATCGCCACTGTCGGCACTTTCCTTGCGTCTGGTACCCATTCTCGCCTCAGCTGCCCGGCTGGTACAAGACACGCTCTATATTCACCTGCAGCCAGGGCTCAGCTTGACCGGCTCCACACAGCCCCATTCCACGTATGTCCCTGCTACATCTGAGGTGTACACCCTTATCAGCAAGTTATATGCCAACGCCGACATCCATCGCCACCTCAATGTCCGGGTGCTGCTCACCAACATCCTCAACCAGGGAGCTGCTCCTCCGGCACTTGGATCCGTGCAGAACCTCTCCCAACCTCCTGAAGTGGTGCTTACTGACTTTGAAACCAGAGACGGAGGGCAATCCAACCCAGTCAAGCAGCGGCTGGAGCGTTACGCTACCAGCTGCTACAGCTGTCGCCCCAATCTCATCTCTGTTTTGTTGTACCCTGAGTATGAGCTAGAAGTCAGTGATGAGGAGCTGTCCGCACAGCATGAGACCAACGCAactgaggagccactgcagagctACAGTGATGTCGTCGTAGGGGGCACTTTCGATAGACTTCACAACGGTCATAAGATCCTTCTGAGCGTGAGCTGCATGTTGGCAGAAAATCGGCTTGTGGTGGGCGTCTCGGACAGAGATCTCCTGGAAA CCAAGATGCTGAAAGAGCTGATCTTGCCCTTTGAGCAGCGTGTGGCTCAGCTCAGTGAATTCCTGGTGGACATCAAGCCCTCCTTGCGGTATGAAATCTCCCCCCTGTTTGACTACTTTGGCCCGTCCATCACTGACGGCAAACTGAAGTGCATCATAGTCAGCGAAGAGACCCTCAAGGGTGGCCTTGCCGTCAACAGGAGGAGGGTGGAAAAT GGTCTCCCTGAGCTGGCTGTCCACATCATCAAACTGGCTCTTGACCCTCTGCATGGCAGGAATGAGGAAGAGAAGATCAGCTCTTCTAGCCTGCGGTACAGGCTGCTTGGGACTCTGTTACACCCCCCACAT AAAGATCCAGGTGTCCCTTGCCACCCCTATGTTATTGGGCTGACAGGCGGGTCCGGTAGTGGCAAGAGTTCCATTGCACAACATCTGGTTCGCCTCGGTGCTTTCCATTTGGATATGGACAGTCTTGGACACAACATCTACCATCCAGGAGGACCTGTGTATGCACAGGTGGTAGAAGCATTTGGAACAG atattttgaaAGAAGATGGAACCATCAACAGACAAATCCTGGGGGCCAAAGTGTTTAGAGACCAG GAGCAGTTGACGCGGCTCAACAATATCATGTGGCCAGTGATGGCTCGAATAGCGAAAGAAAAGATAGACGAGGCAGCTGCACAGG gaaatgctgtgtgtgtgctgGACGCAGCCATGTTGTTGGAGGCAGGCTGGGCAGACTTGGTGCACGAGGTCTGGACGGTTATCATCCCAGAAGATGAG GCCCTAAGACGCATCATAGCCAGAGACAGGCTCAGTGAGGAATCTGCCAGGTTGCGTCTGCaaagccaaatgtccaacagcCAGCGCGTGAAACAGTCACACGTGGTTCTCTCCACATTGTGGGAGCCAGCAGTTACCTGTGA